The Chloroflexota bacterium nucleotide sequence ACCATCGGGAGGATTCGCCGTGCTGACGAAGGAGCAGAACGACATTCTGACGCAGGTGGGCGCGGGAACGCCCGGAGGTGAGCTGCTCCGGCGCTACTGGCACCCGATCGCCATTGCTCGCGAGCTGAGCGAGGAGTCGCCAACGAAGTTTGTGCGCGTGCTCGGCGAGGATCTCGTCCTCTTCCGCGACAAAAGCGGCAACGTCGGGCTGATCCAGGACCATTGCGCGCATCGCGGCGCGTCGATGCTCTACGGTCGCGTCGAAGCGCGCGGCATCGCCTGCGCGTACCATGGCTGGCTGTACGACACGAAGGGCAACTGCCTCGAGACGCCCGCCGAGCCGGCTGATAGCAAGTTCTTTCTCACGGTGAAGGTGCGGGCGTATCCGGTGCAGCGCTACGCGGGGCTGTACTGGGCGTATCTCGGGCCGCAGCCGGCGCCGGTCCTCCCCCGGTTCGACGTGCTGGCGCGCACCGACGGGCATCGGCGGATCACCGTCTTCCCCGTTCTCGACTGCAACTGGTTCGCCGCCGCCGAAAATGCCGTCGATCCCTGGCACCTGCAGATCCTGCATCAGGACCAGCCCCGAAGCACGGAACGACCGGTCAACACCACGCGCGGTTACGTGGACGACATCGAGTCGAGCGATTTCTACCTCACCCCGTACGGGATCATGAAGAAGCGCGTGTACAAGAACGGGAGCGTGGAAGAGCACCCGATGATCTTCCCGACCCACCTGCGGACGGGCCAATTGTGGCTGCGCACGCCGATGGATGACACGCACACCTGGCAGGTCACGATGGCATTTGTGCGCAATGCGGACGGGTCTGCGGTGGACCCGTCGACGGAGGATCCGGAAGTCATCTACTTGCCCGCCGTGAAAGACCCGGCTGACGCTATGCACCCCGTTGCGAAATACAACTTCTACGCACCCTGGGGGCAGATCCTTACCCAGGACATCGTCATGTGGGAGACGCAGGGGCCGATCTCACCGCGCGTCGACGAGCGCCTCGCGACCTCTGACAAGGGGATCGTTATGCTCCGTGATCTGATGTTCTCGGAGATCGAGAAGGTTCAGCGCGGAGAGGACCCGATGGGCGTGATTCGCGATCCCGACCACGCCATCATCGATACGAATCTCGACCACGAGCATGGACGGATCACGGGCATCTCGACGCAGACCGTCGCATGGCGCGCCCCGGGCATGGAGAACGTATCCGAGGCAGAGCTCGCGGTCATGGGGTACGGCCGGCCCCCCGGCGCCTAGCGCCCTGGCGCGGACTTCGCTGCAATAGGCGGACCGGCCGGCCGCGCGACGGCGCTACCAGAGCGCATCCGATGCCATGCGCGCGCCCGCGACCAGGGACGCGAGCTTCGCCCACGCGATCCGCGGATCGACGCTGGTGCTGACGACAAACGTACCAAAGCCGCAATCTGTCCCGGCGATGACGTTCTCCCTTCCGACCAGCTCGGCGTAGCGCGTGATGCGCTGGGCCACGAGCTCCGGGTGCTCCACGAAGTTCGTGCAGGTATCGATGACGCCGGGG carries:
- a CDS encoding Rieske 2Fe-2S domain-containing protein, which codes for MLTKEQNDILTQVGAGTPGGELLRRYWHPIAIARELSEESPTKFVRVLGEDLVLFRDKSGNVGLIQDHCAHRGASMLYGRVEARGIACAYHGWLYDTKGNCLETPAEPADSKFFLTVKVRAYPVQRYAGLYWAYLGPQPAPVLPRFDVLARTDGHRRITVFPVLDCNWFAAAENAVDPWHLQILHQDQPRSTERPVNTTRGYVDDIESSDFYLTPYGIMKKRVYKNGSVEEHPMIFPTHLRTGQLWLRTPMDDTHTWQVTMAFVRNADGSAVDPSTEDPEVIYLPAVKDPADAMHPVAKYNFYAPWGQILTQDIVMWETQGPISPRVDERLATSDKGIVMLRDLMFSEIEKVQRGEDPMGVIRDPDHAIIDTNLDHEHGRITGISTQTVAWRAPGMENVSEAELAVMGYGRPPGA